One Aegilops tauschii subsp. strangulata cultivar AL8/78 chromosome 7, Aet v6.0, whole genome shotgun sequence genomic window carries:
- the LOC109732520 gene encoding uncharacterized protein, whose product MVATAAADHSALRGAFFEPRRPEDNVRLNLSQWIKNVEQRNTNTVKPIPSIGIVAPDEQETSAIAAEATVLWGKHHVLVDIPAVHFFHNSLRARDIVYYILRELQSAELQPQQQKGQVVGEKKLDTEEIKSAIRSEKQKLFTEITKNIKGMRILEKISKIKKTIEQMKEGQLQLNQMNEDQQGMLDSVKDEPLGVLLRALWQLKPKQNDGAPATKQSHEKKEATCSEKKEATRSQRKKATYSHDDIINETAKKLKEHMEEDADEKPKPKEHMQEVEKLKPKEQMEEDEKLKPKEHMEDQASLKPIRLEEGHYAHILWEVFPPVIREQDSKQATATGTSIMTEEPFKEIIRKIMQEVQEDNSIGKLDISDGKPSQDCIPDFLIEESIQKIEEIHWKIEQELLLIKGIMDRFSNFLERYHQILVILKLDNDWVSGWEETKNAFSMLGCIAGALMLTFEENRNEAKEYCCPPQEPIDYSLICLYRDTALELTKQHMQQDSTQILLGILDKCKQNEFCMKIFIHALNANPKRSKEELSKLDNTLQQVPYNSLDNLANKMFKFSYSDLPNEYKSCLLYLAIFPRRQHIRRSTLIGRWVVEGLITKEDWASSVRHANRCFDVLVNRWLIYPVDIGATGKIKSFVIGDLIHAFITKIARKRRIVETRLSHHLAHYFSIFNDLRLRGSDRIDRFFEKLYEESSRVSLIKVLDLEGCQCFGGKNQRYLKDIFSTMLLLKYLSLRGTNVTQLPSEINNLRELEVLDIRETNVPADATVNVLLLKLKRLLAGHVVLNSGASSTELSSVEVPDKIEKMLNMEVLSNVKARNRQDLKDIGKLWQLRKLGVVIEHKDSHIRNVLRAISDLHDCLRSLSITLPVTEHDHSNNEEFTPNDLKYMVHPPKLLESLSITGTTQRGQLLRQLTNGSEELKLAKVTLTRTKLKQSDLEVLAKLPNIVCLRLRDKACMDSKLTFSKEEFKNLKCFLVEDPNITEINFKGGALKLEKIILSSTHGLQSLPGVKGLPELKEVELKNGNKLSLFEKAKNISKVTFLCTTLIEDEVQIIAKTTSIRCLVLKENLYAENNLTFKKDNLPLLNLLIIDFSVTTKISFDDGSAPKLEKIVCSFTAKLEKIDRSFTKETVGTLNISGIDKLPKLKELEFNGDFVPGELEEAVKKHKNNPKLIHNKLEKQYQEAGNIAEKKDARRFPLFWKK is encoded by the coding sequence ATGGTGGCAACGGCAGCGGCTGATCATTCTGCTTTGAGAGGAGCATTTTTCGAGCCTCGTAGGCCAGAGGACAACGTTAGGCTTAACCTATCTCAATGGATAAAGAATGTTGAGCAACGAAACACTAATACGGTGAAACCAATACCATCCATCGGCATTGTGGCACCGGATGAGCAAGAAACCAGTGCTATTGCAGCTGAAGCAACGGTTTTATGGGGAAAACATCACGTCTTGGTTGACATCCCAGCAGTGCACTTCTTCCATAATTCGCTAAGAGCCCGGGACATTGTCTACTACATCCTACGGGAGCTGCAGTCTGCCGAACTCCAACCGCAACAACAGAAAGGTCAAGTCGTGGGAGAGAAGAAACTGGATACTGAAGAAATAAAAAGTGCCATTAGATCAGAAAAACAGAAGCTGTTTACTGAAATCACCAAAAATATCAAAGGAATGAGGATTTTGGAGAAGATTTCAAAAATCAAGAAAACTATTGAACAAATGAAAGAAGGCCAGCTGCAGCTCAACCAAATGAATGAAGACCAGCAGGGCATGCTGGACTCTGTTAAAGATGAACCCTTAGGGGTACTCCTCCGAGCTTTGTGGCAGCTCAAGCCCAAGCAAAATGATGGTGCGCCTGCTACCAAACAAAGCCATGAAAAGAAGGAAGCCACATGTTCAGAAAAGAAGGAAGCCACACGTTCACAGAGAAAGAAGGCAACATATTCACATGATGATATCATTAATGAAACAGCCAAGAAGCTTAAAGAACATATGGAAGAAGATGCAGATGAAAAACCTAAGCCTAAAGAGCACATGCAAGAAGTTGAAAAATTGAAGCCTAAAGAGCAAATGGAAGAAGATGAAAAACTGAAGCCTAAAGAGCACATGGAAGATCAAGCATCCCTGAAGCCGATTCGTCTTGAGGAAGGGCATTATGCACACATCCTATGGGAGGTGTTCCCTCCAGTGATCCGGGAGCAAGACTCCAAGCAAGCCACCGCAACTGGCACTAGTATTATGACTGAGGAGCCATTCAAAGAAATAATCCGCAAAATTATGCAGGAGGTGCAGGAAGACAACTCCATCGGCAAACTAGATATATCTGATGGCAAACCAAGCCAGGATTGTATCCCCGATTTTCTTATTGAAGAATCCATACAAAAGATTGAAGAAATCCATTGGAAGATAGAACAAGAGCTCCTGCTTATCAAAGGGATCATGGATAGATTCAGTAACTTTTTGGAGAGATACCATCAGATCCTGGTTATACTCAAACTAGATAATGACTGGGTATCCGGATGGGAGGAGACAAAAAATGCTTTCAGCATGCTTGGTTGCATAGCCGGTGCACTGATGTTGACCTTCGAAGAAAACAGAAATGAAGCCAAAGAATATTGTTGCCCGCCTCAGGAGCCTATAGACTATTCTCTTATTTGCCTCTACCGTGATACTGCACTCGAGCTTACAAAGCAACACATGCAACAAGATAGCACCCAAATTCTTCTTGGCATCTTGGACAAGTGTAAGCAAAATGAATTCTGCATGAAGATCTTCATCCATGCTTTGAACGCCAACCCCAAAAGGAGCAAGGAAGAGCTAAGCAAGTTGGACAACACCCTGCAGCAGGTTCCATACAACTCATTGGACAACCTTGCTAACAAGATGTTCAAGTTCTCTTATAGTGATTTGCCTAATGAATACAAGTCCTGCTTGCTGTACCTAGCTATTTTCCCTCGGCGACAACATATCAGGCGGTCAACCTTGATAGGACGGTGGGTTGTAGAAGGGCTCATTACCAAGGAAGACTGGGCCAGTTCTGTCCGTCATGCCAATCGATGTTTTGATGTGCTCGTCAATCGCTGGCTTATTTATCCTGTTGATATTGGTGCTACAGGAAAGATAAAGAGTTTTGTGATTGGTGATCTAATTCATGCATTCATTACCAAGATTGCCAGGAAACGGCGCATTGTGGAAACACGCCTCTCACATCACTTGGCTCACTACTTCTCCATTTTCAACGATCTCCGACTGCGCGGCTCTGATAGAATCGACAGATTTTTTGAAAAGCTCTACGAAGAATCTTCTCGAGTATCCCTGATCAAGGTGCTAGATCTCGAAGGTTGTCAATGCTTTGGTGGGAAGAACCAGCGTTATCTCAAGGACATCTTTAGCACAATGTTACTGCTAAAGTATCTGAGTCTGAGGGGAACAAATGTGACCCAGCTTCCCAGTGAAATCAACAACCTCCGTGAGCTGGAAGTATTGGATATCCGAGAGACCAATGTGCCTGCAGATGCAACAGTAAATGTCCTACTCCTGAAGTTGAAGCGTTTGCTGGCCGGTCATGTTGTTCTGAACTCAGGGGCAAGCAGTACTGAACTATCTAGTGTTGAGGTCCCTGACAAGAttgaaaaaatgttaaacatggaGGTATTGTCCAATGTCAAGGCACGAAATAGACAAGATTTGAAAGATATTGGAAAGTTGTGGCAGCTGAGGAAGCTTGGTGTGGTTATTGAACATAAGGACTCACACATCAGGAATGTGCTTCGAGCTATCAGTGACCTGCATGACTGCCTCCGGTCTCTGTCAATCACTCTTCCCGTAACAGAACATGACCATTCCAACAATGAAGAATTTACACCTAATGATCTCAAATACATGGTACACCCTCCCAAGCTTCTTGAGAGCCTAAGCATTACTGGAACTACACAAAGGGGGCAACTTCTTCGACAGCTGACCAATGGTAGTGAGGAACTCAAACTTGCCAAAGTAACTCTAACTAGAACCAAGCTGAAGCAATCTGATCTCGAGGTCCTCGCCAAGCTTCCCAACATAGTCTGTCTTAGGCTCCGTGACAAGGCATGCATGGATAGCAAGCTCACCTTCAGCAAGGAAGAATTCAAAAATCTCAAGTGCTTTCTTGTTGAGGATCCCAACATAACTGAGATCAACTTTAAAGGTGGAGCTCTTAAACTTGAGAAGATCATTCTGTCCTCCACTCATGGCCTGCAGTCTCTTCCTGGAGTCAAAGGCCTACCGGAACTAAAGGAAGTCGAGTTGAAGAATGGCAATAAGCTTTCATTATTTGAAAAGGCCAAAAACATATCCAAGGTGACATTTCTTTGTACCACTCTCATTGAAGATGAGGTACAAATTATCGCCAAGACGACAAGCATCCGCTGCCTAGTACTCAAGGAGAATTTGTATGCCGAAAACAATCTTACTTTCAAGAAAGACAACTTACCATTGCTCAATCTTCTTATCATCGACTTTTCTGTCACCACCAAGATCAGTTTCGATGATGGGTCTGCTCCCAAGCTCGAGAAAATTGTGTGCTCCTTCACTGCGAAGCTCGAGAAAATTGACCGCTCCTTCACCAAGGAAACGGTGGGTACTCTCAACATCTCCGGCATTGACAAACTTCCAAAACTTAAGGAGCTCGAGTTCAATGGTGATTTTGTCCCCGGTGAGTTGGAGGAAGCAGTGAAGAAACACAAGAACAATCCCAAGCTTATACACAACAAACTAGAAAAACAATACCAAGAAGCGGGAAACATAGCAGAAAAGAAAGATGCTCGAAGATTCCCATTATTCTGgaagaaatag